One stretch of Salarias fasciatus chromosome 19, fSalaFa1.1, whole genome shotgun sequence DNA includes these proteins:
- the sdsl gene encoding serine dehydratase-like codes for MSGHFHINTPLLESIKMSKLVGTTVYLKMENSQPSGSFKLRGIGHLCQQLAAQSKGVVCSSGGNAGMAAAYVARKMGLPATIVVPSSSPELVVQTLRDLGATVKIIGKVWDDANAEALRLVESEGLTYVPPFDHPLLWQGHSTLIAEMAACLGPGVKPGAVLLSVGGGGLLCGVIQGMKEVGWTDVPVVAMETVGADCLNAAVKAGKVVTLDDITSEAKCLGAKTVCRQAFEYSQSSQPPIISELVTDQQALQAMQRFLDEERVLVEMACGAALAAVYSGVITRLQSEGRLPAALGPLMVIVCGGSSVNMEQLSELAHKLQT; via the exons atgtcGGGGCATTTCCACATCAACACTCCGCTGCTGGAGAGCATCAAAATGTCCAAGCTGGTGGGAACCACCGTGTACCTGAAGATGGAGAACTCCCAGCCTTCGGGTTCCTTCAAGCTCCGCGGTATCGGACACCTCTGTCAGCAG CTCGCAGCACAGTCCAAAGGAGTGGTCTGCTCCTCTG GAGGTAATGCTGGTATGGCGGCGGCCTATGTGGCCAGGAAGATGGGCTTGCCCGCCACAATCGTAGTTCCTTCATCTTCTCCTGAGCTGGTGGTCCAGACTCTCCGGGATCTGGGAGCTACTGTCAAGATTATCGGCAAG GTTTGGGATGATGCCAATGCAGAAGCTCTCAGACTGGTCGAGAGCGAAGGCCTCACCTACGTCCCTCCGTTTGATCACCCACTGCTGTG GCAGGGCCACAGCACCTTGATCGCAGAGATGGCGGCCTGCCTCGGCCCGGGAGTGAAGCCCGGAGCCGTGCTGCTGTCcgtgggcgggggggggctcctGTGTGGAGTCATCCAGGGCATGAAGGAGGTGGGCTGGACGGACGTGCCTGtagtcgccatggaaacggtggGGGCGGACTGTTTGAACGCGGCGGTTAAGGCGGGCAAAGTGGTCACGCTGGACGACATCACCAG CGAGGCCAAGTGCCTCGGAGCCAAGACGGTGTGCAGGCAGGCCTTCGAGTACAGCCAGAGCAGCCAGCCCCCCATCATCTCCGAGCTGGTGACCGACCAGCAGGCTCTCCAGGCCATGCAAAGATTTCTGG ATGAGGAGCGTGTGTTGGTGGAGATGGCGTGTGGGGCGGCGTTGGCGGCTGTGTACAGCGGAGTTATTACCAGATTACAGAGTGAAG GTCGTCTGCCCGCCGCCTTGGGCCCCCTGATGGTGATCGTGtgcggcggcagcagcgtcAACATGGAGCAGCTCAGTGAGCTCGCACATAAACTACAGACATAA